Part of the Thermococcus barossii genome is shown below.
GGCTGATAACATTTCCCATCCTCGGCTACGTCTTCGGCTACCTCTACCCCAGCGCGGAGAGCTACCGCTGGGCCTTCATCTTCTTCGGTCTGTTCTCAGCCGTTACGGTGGCATACATCTGGCTCTTCCTGCCTTCGGTCGGCAAAAAGGAGAGGATAACCCCTGAGGACTTCACCTTTAAGGTTGGGGAGTTTAAGGTCCTTCTCGCCTTCGAGGCCTTACTAACTCTCGCCTGGGCGCTCGCGCCCGAGATAGTGCTCATCAACTACGTCGTTTTCGTGCTCCATAAGACGGTCTTCGAGGTGACGCTCATAGCCTGCGCGAGCAGTCTCGCTTCGATAATCGGCACCTACGCCAGCGAGAGGGTTCCAAAGGGGAGGGGCTTTCAGGTGATTGGGGCAGGGATGTTCATCAACGCCGTCTATGCCCTCGTCATGGCGCTCTCACCGCCGTTCTGGCTGGCGCTGATTGTCTACGCGGTGGGAGACTTCGGAAACACCCTTTGGTTCCCCTTCTACCGCTCCTGGCAGTTCTCGCTGATTCCGAAGGAGCGGGCCAGCGAGTTCCACGCGGCAATATCGAGCTACAACAGGCTGATCGGCCTCGTCACACCGTTCATCGCGGGTGCTTTAGCGAGCATCCACGCAACTCTCCCGTACGCGGCGAGCTTAGCGATGTTCCTGATTGCTGGTTCCCTGTTCACAAAACTTAGCAGAAAAGAAAACAGCCATCCTCAAACCCCGACGTAAACTTCAGAACTCAGGAATCCTAATCGGCGCCTGCAGCTCCTTCTCGTTCTTTTCGAGGTTCGTGGCGAGCATCTTTATCCTGTCGCAGCCCTTTATCTCCCTGATGAATTCGGCGACGCTTTTAGGAACCAGCTCCTCCCACGGCTCGCCCTCGACCATGCGCCTTCTTATCTCCGTCGCCGAGAGGATGTCCTTCCTGAACATAGGCTGGACTATCACTTCATAGCCCTTCTCCCTGAACAGCTGTGCAACGAGCGAGTTGCCCGTGAAAACCACATCGAAGCGCGGAACCATGCTCACCACGTAGGTCGCCCAGATGGCGTTGAAGTTGATGTCCGGGAGCGGAATCAGGTAGTAGCGCTTTTCAACCCCTGCCTCGTTCAGCGCCCTTATCAGCATCTCCATCCTTTCGCTCGTCGTGAAGGGGTTTTTGAGCGTGTGGCTCGCCTGCGCGCTTCCAATTCCGATTATCACCTCATCAACCTGCGAGAAAACGAACTCAAGGGCCTTTATGTGCCCGTTGTGGACCGGCTGAAACCGGCCGACGAAGAGTCCGCGCCTTACCATTCAATCACCTCCAACCAACTTCACCCTCACCTCGTCCCCGACCTTAAGTCCAAGCATTTCCGCCGCGCTTCCCTGGTTGACGGCTATTTCAAGGTAGTCGTGGCTTCCGGGGAGGGCCAAAAGCTCTCCGGGCTTCACTTGTCCGTAGGTGTCGAGGTAGGGGATACTCAAGTCGAAATCGGGAAGTTCAACGGCCCTTGGTTTTTCATAGTCTTCGAGGTTGAGGATGACGTTCCCAAAGTCGTCGATGTAAATCACCCTGAGCAGCCAGAGGTCATCTTCCCTCTTCGGTTCGACGTCCAGTCTGATTAAGCTTTCCAGGGGGATTTCTCTTCCGAGCTTCTCGGGTTCAACCCATGCGTCCAGCAGGGCCCCCGCCGGGCCAAAAACGTCCCTTCCGTGGAAGGTGGAGCTAATTGGCCACTTGGTAAAGTGCTTTATCTTTTCGAAGTCAATTTCGTAGGCCTTCCGGGCCTTTATGTGCTTGAGGGGGAGCGTGGCTAAACCGTTGTCGGGAACGACCAGCCACTGCTCGCCTTCGATTATAACCGCCCTCCTCCCGGTTCCAACGCCGGGGTCTATGACGCCAACGTGAACCGTTCCCTCCGGAGAATATTTGACGACCTGCTCCATGACGAAGGAGCCCTCGATGATGGAGTGTCGGGTTATTGAATGGCTGACATCAACGATTACCGCCTCCGGGTTGAGCCTCAGCATAGCAACCTTCATTTCCCCAACGTAGGGGCCCCTAAGGCCAAAGTCGGTCGTCAGAGTTATCATCGGCACCACCTAAAGCTTATTAACGGTTGTGGCTTTAAAGGGTTTGGAAGATGGTCATGAGAAAGATAATCCCTCTCCTGCTGATTCTCATTGTGGTGGTTTCAGGCTGCCTCTTCAAGCCTCCTGCGGAGGTTAAATTCTCGGTTGATAAGACACTCGTCCGGCCCGGAGGAACGATTCACGTGGTTATATTCGTGAACAACACCGGAAAAGTCGGGCTCACCGGTGCGACGCTCGTCCTCGGAGATGACAGCTTTCAGATACTCCAAGAGCCGAAGTTTCCGGAAATACTCCCCGTAGGCGAGAGCGTTCAGCTCGTCTGGATTCTTAGGGCGCCCCTTAAGCCCGGTGTCTACAGCCTGAAGCTGTCCCTTGAGCTTACCGACGAGCTCAAACGCTCGTGGACGGGTTTCTACGGACAGTTCAGAATAACGGTGTCGAGCGAGGCCGGTCCTTCCGACGAGGTAGAGGTAAACGTTGAGGCACCCAAGGTCATCGAGGGTGGGCAAACTGCCGATATAACAGTCATTATCAAGAACAAGCTCGACGTTCCGATAGAGCTCCGCGACCTCAGCTTCAACCTCTTCAACGGTATGAAGGTCGTGAGCGCAGGGACGCTTCCGGCATCTGTTGACGGAAAGGACGAGGTGAGGATCAGATACACCGTAAGGGCACCGTACGCATACCGTGAGGGGTACATATCCACCATCCTCAAGTACGCGATAAGCGGCGCCGAGGGTAGCACTGTCAAGAGCTTCCCGCTGAAGGTGGTGTGGAAACCCTGGAACCAGAGCACCGAGGTTCTAAAGGATGCCTACGGCCTGAAGTATCACTGGGTAACGGACGAATACATAGTCGACGGCTACTGGATGAAGCGCTACAATTCGACGTCGGAGTTCAACAGAACCGAGTTCAGGAACATCACGCTGGGAATAATCGGCAACTCAGAATCGGAGCCCCAGGCAGCGGAGGCAATATACAGCTGGATGATGAGGACGTACTCCCTCGGAGACACCACCTCCACCCTTGAACCGGATAAGATACTCCCGCAGGACAGGATAAGCTACGCGGAGGCCCAGATACTCATCACGGCGATGCTGCGCTCGGTTGACATCCCCGCCAGGGTTATAACGCTCTCCAACGGAACGGACTGCACGATGAGACCCATGACCGAGTTCTACACCGCCGACGGGTGGTACATCGTGGACGTGAGACACAACTTCGTTGGTTCCGTTGACGAGTACCTCGCCAGCCCGTACTTCCCCAAGGTGTACCAGCTTGTGACCCGCGACGGCTTCAGAATAGTCGCCCAGGCACCGGCAACCCTTCAGGGACACGAGCACGTTGACGTCACCGGCGATTTCCTCGCGAACCTTGAGGACAGGCTCCTGAAGACCGTAACCGAGAGGCTGAAACCGGAGCTGAGGTCAAAGCTCATGCTCGTCATGAACAACCTCGATGAGAACGAGAGGCTCTATGCCCTCTTTATCTTTGCCTCCGCACCCAGCGAGGAAGACCTGAATAGAGTGCTGAGCGATTACAGCACGAGCAAGATAGAGCAAGACGTAAAAACCATGTACGAATTCTACAAGAACATGACCTGGAGGGACGACTTCACCAGGTACTGGAGAATATTCGCGGGGGAGGTATGATGATAGCGGTTCTAAGGCTCGGACACAGGCCGGAAAGGGACAAGAGGATAACGACGCACGTGGCTTTAACGGCGAGGGCCTTCGGAGCGGATAAGATTATAATAGCCGCCGAGATGGATGAGCACGTAAAAGACAGCGTGGAGGACGTGGTTGAACGCTGGGGCGGGCCTTTTGAGATAACCTTTGACCCCAGCTGGAAGCGCATCATGCGCGAGTGGAAGAACCGGGGAGGAGTGATAGTCCACCTCACGATGTACGGGATTCACGTTGATGAAGCGATGCCAAGGATCAGGGACGAGCTGAGGAAGGGAAAGGACGTGCTCGTCGTCGTCGGTGCCGAGAAGGTGCCCAAAGAGGCCTATGAGATGGCCGACTACAACGTGGCGGTGGGAAACCAGCCCCACAGCGAGGTGGCCGCTCTGGCGGTTTTCCTGGACAGACTGCTCGACGGAGAAGGCCTCAGAAAGGAGTTCGAAGGGGCAAAGCTCAGGATAATCCCGCAGGAGAGGGGGAAGAGGGTAATCGAGCTGAAGTGAGGGATGCTCATGGTTCTCAACCGCTACCGCGAGAACGTTAAGGGCTACCTTGAGGCCCTCGTGAGACCCCTCGCGAGGGCGGGGGTGACTCCGAACACGATAACCTTCCTCGGTCTGCTGATAAGCCTCGCCGGGGCGTACCTCTTCTACCGCGGCGAGCAGGTCATAGCGGCTCTCGTTCTGCTCTTCGGCTCTCTCGTCGATGCCCTCGACGGAACGCTCGCAAGACTCACAGGGAAGACGAGCCGCTTTGGAGCGTTCCTGGATTCAACCTTCGACAGGATAAGCGACGGTGCGGTTCTCTTCGGGATAGCCCTGGGCAACCTAGCCGACTGGCGTGTTGCTTTCATTGCCTTCATGGGGAGCTACCTCGTCAGCTACGAGCGCTGCAGGGCCGAGCTGGCTGGTTCCGGAAAACTGGCCGTGGGAATAGCCGAAAGGGCGGAGAGGCTGCTGATAATAATCATCACCGCGCTCTTCGGCCACGTTGAGTACGGCCTCTACGCGGTTGCAGTCCTGGCGTGGATAACCGTCATCCAGAGGCTTTACGCCGCCTACCAAAGGCTCAAGGAGTGAAGAAGAGGGGGAATGACGAAAATTTCGCTAAACGAGCCGCCCAGTGCGGCCATGAAGACCCCTGCCGTTGCCGACCCCTCATTTTTCCATCAGGCCCTTAACGATTTCAACGACCTCGCTCAGCCTTGAGACAACAAAGTCACAGTCCCCCCAGAGCTCGCGCTTGGCAGCGTTGGGGTCGAGGAGCACGCTGAACATTCCCACCTTCTTCGCCCCGACGCAGTCCTTCACAGGGTTGTCGCCGACGTAGAGGGCTTCGCCCGCTTCAACGCCGGCCCTCTCAAGGGCGAGCCTAAATGGTCTCTCGTGGGGCTTGTAGAAGCCCGCATCCTCGCTGGTGGTTATCGAGTCAAAGAGGTCGTAGATGCCGAGGGCCTTTAGGTGGGCCTCTATGTAGTCGTTGTCCGAGTCGGTGATTATGCCAACGTGCAGGCCAAGGTCTTTAAGTGCTTTAATCGTCTCAACGGCATCGGGGAAGAGCTCTCCATACCTCGCGTGCATCTCAAGGC
Proteins encoded:
- a CDS encoding nicotinamide-nucleotide adenylyltransferase, producing MVRRGLFVGRFQPVHNGHIKALEFVFSQVDEVIIGIGSAQASHTLKNPFTTSERMEMLIRALNEAGVEKRYYLIPLPDINFNAIWATYVVSMVPRFDVVFTGNSLVAQLFREKGYEVIVQPMFRKDILSATEIRRRMVEGEPWEELVPKSVAEFIREIKGCDRIKMLATNLEKNEKELQAPIRIPEF
- the pgsA gene encoding archaetidylinositol phosphate synthase; amino-acid sequence: MVLNRYRENVKGYLEALVRPLARAGVTPNTITFLGLLISLAGAYLFYRGEQVIAALVLLFGSLVDALDGTLARLTGKTSRFGAFLDSTFDRISDGAVLFGIALGNLADWRVAFIAFMGSYLVSYERCRAELAGSGKLAVGIAERAERLLIIIITALFGHVEYGLYAVAVLAWITVIQRLYAAYQRLKE
- a CDS encoding TIGR02253 family HAD-type hydrolase; this translates as MKAVFFDFVGTLITKEGENVTHQNIVREVLKRAGRDDLDYLMLWEEYEAESSAMFKELAGRPYVKIRDVDTEAMKKVAGRYGFTVPDDFWGISLEMHARYGELFPDAVETIKALKDLGLHVGIITDSDNDYIEAHLKALGIYDLFDSITTSEDAGFYKPHERPFRLALERAGVEAGEALYVGDNPVKDCVGAKKVGMFSVLLDPNAAKRELWGDCDFVVSRLSEVVEIVKGLMEK
- a CDS encoding MFS transporter, with protein sequence MRWSEIPKDAKAYMLYHTLIAPGLIVWILFPLYLMETGYSVLEVGAFFTAVNIISIPLTYLFGRLFNRWDIKKGLIAIDILDGIAYVLYGLARGAVAPLVLFAGRTIEKLSTVLYPLYRAYEQIIYPADKYEEIFAWHLRLPEVARLITFPILGYVFGYLYPSAESYRWAFIFFGLFSAVTVAYIWLFLPSVGKKERITPEDFTFKVGEFKVLLAFEALLTLAWALAPEIVLINYVVFVLHKTVFEVTLIACASSLASIIGTYASERVPKGRGFQVIGAGMFINAVYALVMALSPPFWLALIVYAVGDFGNTLWFPFYRSWQFSLIPKERASEFHAAISSYNRLIGLVTPFIAGALASIHATLPYAASLAMFLIAGSLFTKLSRKENSHPQTPT
- a CDS encoding transglutaminase-like domain-containing protein, which produces MVMRKIIPLLLILIVVVSGCLFKPPAEVKFSVDKTLVRPGGTIHVVIFVNNTGKVGLTGATLVLGDDSFQILQEPKFPEILPVGESVQLVWILRAPLKPGVYSLKLSLELTDELKRSWTGFYGQFRITVSSEAGPSDEVEVNVEAPKVIEGGQTADITVIIKNKLDVPIELRDLSFNLFNGMKVVSAGTLPASVDGKDEVRIRYTVRAPYAYREGYISTILKYAISGAEGSTVKSFPLKVVWKPWNQSTEVLKDAYGLKYHWVTDEYIVDGYWMKRYNSTSEFNRTEFRNITLGIIGNSESEPQAAEAIYSWMMRTYSLGDTTSTLEPDKILPQDRISYAEAQILITAMLRSVDIPARVITLSNGTDCTMRPMTEFYTADGWYIVDVRHNFVGSVDEYLASPYFPKVYQLVTRDGFRIVAQAPATLQGHEHVDVTGDFLANLEDRLLKTVTERLKPELRSKLMLVMNNLDENERLYALFIFASAPSEEDLNRVLSDYSTSKIEQDVKTMYEFYKNMTWRDDFTRYWRIFAGEV
- a CDS encoding tRNA (cytidine(56)-2'-O)-methyltransferase, which translates into the protein MIAVLRLGHRPERDKRITTHVALTARAFGADKIIIAAEMDEHVKDSVEDVVERWGGPFEITFDPSWKRIMREWKNRGGVIVHLTMYGIHVDEAMPRIRDELRKGKDVLVVVGAEKVPKEAYEMADYNVAVGNQPHSEVAALAVFLDRLLDGEGLRKEFEGAKLRIIPQERGKRVIELK
- a CDS encoding SAM hydrolase/SAM-dependent halogenase family protein, producing MITLTTDFGLRGPYVGEMKVAMLRLNPEAVIVDVSHSITRHSIIEGSFVMEQVVKYSPEGTVHVGVIDPGVGTGRRAVIIEGEQWLVVPDNGLATLPLKHIKARKAYEIDFEKIKHFTKWPISSTFHGRDVFGPAGALLDAWVEPEKLGREIPLESLIRLDVEPKREDDLWLLRVIYIDDFGNVILNLEDYEKPRAVELPDFDLSIPYLDTYGQVKPGELLALPGSHDYLEIAVNQGSAAEMLGLKVGDEVRVKLVGGD